The Piliocolobus tephrosceles isolate RC106 chromosome 3, ASM277652v3, whole genome shotgun sequence genome has a window encoding:
- the TMEM184C gene encoding transmembrane protein 184C → MPCTCTWRNWRQWIRPLAVVIYLVSIVVAVPLCVWELQKLEVGIHTKAWFIAGIFLLLTIPISLWVILQHLVHYTQPELQKPIIRILWMVPIYSLDSWIALKYPSIAIYVDTCRECYEAYVIYNFMGFLTNYLTNRYPNLVLILEAKDQQKHFPPLCCCPPWAMGEVLLFRCKLGVLQYTVVRPFTTIVALICELLGIYDEGNFSFSNAWTYLVIINNMSQLFAMYCLLLFYKVLKEELSPIQPVGKFLCVKLVVFVSFWQAVVIALLVKVGVISEKHTWEWQTVEAVATGLQDFIICIEMFLAAIAHHYTFSYKPYVQEAEEGSCFDSFLAMWDVSDIRDDISEQVRHVGRTVRGHPRKKLFPEDQDQNEHTSLLSSSSQDAISITSSMPPSPMGHYQGFGHTVTPQTTPTTAKISDEILSDTIGEKKEPSDKSVDS, encoded by the exons gtTGGAATACACACCAAGGCTTGGTTTATTGCTGGAATCTTTTTGCTGTTGACTATACCTATATCACTGTGGGTGATATTGCAACACTTAGTGCATTATACACAACCTGAACTGCAAAAACCAATAATAAG GATTCTTTGGATGGTACCCATTTACAGTTTAGATAGT TGGATAGCTTTGAAATATCCCAGCATTGCAATATATGTGGATACCTGCAGAGAATGCTACGAAGCTTATGTAATTTACAACTTTATGGGATTCCTTACCAATTATCTAACTAACCGGTATCCAAATCTGGTATTAATCCTTGAAGCCAAAGATCAGCAGAAACATTTCCCTCCTTTATGTTGCTGTCCACCATGGGCTATGGGAGA agtATTGCTGTTTAGGTGCAAATTAGGTGTATTACAGTACACAGTTGTCAGACCTTTCACCACCATCGTTGCTTT AATCTGTGAGCTGCTTGGTATATATGATGAAGGGAACTTTAGCTTTTCAAACGCTTGGACTTATTTGGTTATAATAAACAACATGTCACAGTTG TTTGCCATGTATTGTCTCCTGCTATTTTATAAAGTGCTAAAAGAAGAACTGAGCCCAATCCAACCTGTTGGCAAATTTCTTTGTGTAAAGCtggtggtttttgtttctttttg GCAAGCAGTAGTTATTGCTTTGTTGGTAAAAGTTGGCGTTATTTCTGAAAAGCATACATGGGAATGGCAAACTGTAGAAGCTGTGGCCACCGGACTCCAG GATTTTATTATCTGTATTGAGATGTTCCTTGCTGCCATTGCTCATCATTACACATTCTCATATAAACCATATGTCCAAGAAGCAGAAGAAGGCTcatgctttgattcctttcttgcCATGTGGGATGTCTCAGATATTAGAGATGATATTTCTGAACAAGTAAGGCATGTTG GACGGACAGTCAGGGGACATCCCAGGAAAAAATTGTTTCCCGAGGATCAAGATCAAAATGAACATACAAgcttattatcatcatcatcacaagaTGCAATTTCCATTACTTCTTCTATGCCACCTTCACCCATGGGTCACTACCAAGGGTTTGGACACACTGTGACTCCCCAGACTACACCTACCACAGCTAAGATATCTGATGAAATACTTAGTGATActataggagaaaaaaaagaaccttcaGATAAATCCGTGGATTCCTGA